The proteins below are encoded in one region of Hordeum vulgare subsp. vulgare chromosome 3H, MorexV3_pseudomolecules_assembly, whole genome shotgun sequence:
- the LOC123443203 gene encoding probable inactive receptor kinase At4g23740: protein MPPRLLTLAALLLLSAMLGAPEPDADRAALLDFLAGVGGGRAGRINWSATRPVCANWTGVTCSADGSRVVELRLPGLALTGPVPRRTLARLTALRVLSLRANSLSGAFPEDLLALPGLAGLHLQRNAFSGALPSGIAGLKTLQVLDLSFNGFNGTLPWGLSNLTQLVALNLSNNSLSGRVPDLGLPALQFLNLSNNHLDGPVPRSFLRFSDASFAGNSMTRSAPLSPAVPPPSLAPPAAGAPAKKRARLSEAVVLAIIVGGCVMLFAVVAVLLIAFCNRRGGSEDGSRTLSGKGGDKKGRESPESKAVTGKAGDGNRLVFFEGPSLAFDLEDLLHASAEVLGKGAFGTAYRALLEDATTVVVKRLKEVSAGRRDFEQQMELIGRIRHDNVAELRAYYYSKDEKLLVYDYYSRGSVSNMLHGKRGLDRTPLDWETRVRIALGAARGVSHIHTENNGRFVHGNIKASNVFLNSQQYGCIADLGLAPLMNPITARSRSLGYCAPEVTDTRKSTQSSDVYSFGVFVLELLTGKSPVQVTGGGNEVVHLVRWVQSVVREEWTAEVFDGELMRYPNIEEEMVEMLQIAMACVSRNPERRPKMVDMVKMIEEVGRNDSGTRASTEASTPVGEARSKAESSSAAP from the exons ATGCCGCCCCGGCTGCTCACCCTGGCGGCGCTGCTGCTGCTGAGCGCCATGCTGGGGGCGCCGGAGCCGGACGCCGACAGGGCGGCGCTGCTGGACTTCCTCGCGGGGGTGGGCGGCGGCCGCGCCGGGCGCATCAACTGGTCCGCCACCCGTCCCGTCTGCGCCAACTGGACGGGCGTCACCTGCAGCGCCGACGGCTCGCGCGTCGTCGAGCTGCGCCTCCCGGGGCTCGCCCTCACGGGCCCCGTGCCTCGCCGCACGCTCGCCCGCCTCACCGCGCTCCGCGTGCTCAGCCTCCGCGCCAACAGCCTCTCCGGCGCCTTCCCGGAGGACCTGCTCGCGCTCCCGGGCCTCGCGGGGCTCCACCTCCAGCGCAACGCATTCTCCGGCGCCCTGCCGTCCGGCATCGCGGGGCTGAAAACGCTGCAGGTGCTCGACCTCTCCTTCAACGGCTTCAACGGGACCCTGCCCTGGGGCCTGTCCAACCTCACCCAGCTCGTCGCGCTCAACCTCTCCAACAACTCGCTCTCCGGCCGCGTCCCGGACCTCGGCCTCCCGGCGCTGCAGTTCCTCAACCTCTCCAACAACCACCTCGACGGCCCCGTGCCCAGGTCCTTCCTCAGGTTCTCGGACGCCTCCTTCGCCGGGAACAGCATGACGCGGTCGGCGCCGTTGTCGCCAGCGGTTCCTCCACCGTCACTCGCCCCGCCGGCGGCCGGCGCGCCCGCCAAGAAACGGGCGCGGCTCAGCGAGGCGGTCGTTCTCGCCATTATCGTCGGTGGGTGCGTCATGCTGTTCGCGGTCGTGGCGGTGCTGCTGATAGCCTTCTGCAACCGGCGGGGCGGCAGCGAGGACGGGAGCCGGACGTTGTCCGGGAAGGGCGGGGACAAGAAGGGGAGGGAGTCGCCGGAGTCCAAGGCGGTGACCGGCAAGGCCGGGGACGGCAACCGGCTGGTGTTCTTCGAGGGACCGTCACTGGCGTTCGATCTGGAGGACCTTCTCCACGCCTCCGCCGAGGTTCTTGGGAAGGGAGCTTTCGGCACGGCGTACCGGGCGCTGCTGGAGGACGCGACGACCGTGGTGGTGAAGAGGCTCAAGGAGGTCAGTGCCGGGCGGCGCGACTTCGAGCAGCAGATGGAGCTCATTGGGCGGATTCGGCACGACAATGTGGCGGAGCTCCGGGCGTACTACTACTCCAAGGACGAGAAGCTGCTCGTGTACGATTACTACAGCAGGGGAAGTGTATCCAACATGCTTCACG GGAAGAGGGGTCTGGACAGAACACCATTGGATTGGGAGACTAGAGTAAGGATAGCCCTGGGCGCAGCTAGAGGGGTCTCACACATTCACACCGAGAACAATGGGAGATTTGTCCATGGCAACATTAAGGCGTCAAATGTCTTCCTCAACAGCCAGCAATATGGCTGCATCGCGGACCTTGGCTTGGCGCCACTGATGAACCCGATAACCGCGAGGTCCCGTTCTCTGGGATACTGCGCACCCGAGGTCACCGACACGAGGAAATCGACGCAGTCCTCTGATGTCTACAGCTTCGGTGTCTTTGTACTCGAACTCCTTACCGGCAAGTCACCCGTTCAGGTAACCGGCGGAGGCAACGAGGTCGTCCACCTTGTCAGGTGGGTGCAGTCCGTTGTCCGGGAGGAGTGGACCGCCGAGGTATTTGACGGTGAGCTGATGAGGTACCCTAACATCGAGGAGGAGATGGTGGAGATGCTACAGATCGCAATGGCATGCGTTTCGAGGaacccggagcggcggccgaagatgGTGGACATGGTGAAGATGATCGAAGAGGTCGGCAGGAATGACAGTGGAACGCGGGCTTCGACGGAGGCCTCGACGCCGGTGGGGGAAGCTCGGAGCAAGGCAGAGAGCTCATCTGCAGCCCCCTGA
- the LOC123443204 gene encoding GDSL esterase/lipase At5g45910-like translates to MATEMCKLPCAVLLFLLVAKLGWTWALIPSSSSVGLAVRRYDSIFSFGDSFADTGNNPVVFAANSIFNPVTRPPYGSTFFGRPTGRNSDGRLIIDFIAQRLGLPLVPPSLAHNGNFRRGANFAVGGSTALDAAFFHDGSGPGSKFPLNTSLGVQLQWFESLKPSLCRNTQECEAFFSRSLFLVGEFGVNDYHFSLPTKSLHEITSFVPDVIGTISMAIERLIKHGATSFVVPGTAPSGCMPQIISHYGKDDPAEYNSTTGCLEGINKLGMHHNLLLQEALEKLRGRHPDAMIVYADFFAPIMDMVESPRKYGFEEDVLSICCGGPGTLFCGDEGAQVCQKPAARLSWDGVHLTEAAYRYIADGWLGSIDSSAGEKMHQLVR, encoded by the exons ATGGCCACCGAGATGTGCAAGCTGCCGTGCGCCGTCTTGCTGTTCCTCTTGGTCGCGAAGCTGGGATGGACATGGGCACTgatcccttcttcttcctccgtggGCCTCGCTGTCCGGCGGTACGACTCCATCTTCAGCTTCGGCGACTCCTTCGCCGACACGGGCAACAAccccgtcgtcttcgccgccaaCTCCATCTTCAACCCTGTCACGCGCCCGCCGTACGGCTCCACCTTCTTTGGCCGCCCCACCGGCCGCAACTCCGACGGCCGCCTCATCATCGACTTCATCG CTCAACGCCTGGGCCTGCCGCTCGTCCCGCCGTCGCTGGCGCACAACGGGAACTTCCGCCGGGGTGCTAACTTCGCCGTCGGGGGCTCCACCGCTCTCGACGCCGCTTTCTTCCACGACGGGTCCGGTCCCGGCAGCAAGTTCCCTCTCAACACCAGCTTGGGCGTCCAGCTGCAGTGGTTCGAGTCACTCAAGCCTTCTCTTTGCCGCAACACCCAAG AGTGCGAGGCATTCTTCAGCAGGTCCCTCTTCTTGGTGGGCGAATTCGGGGTCAACGACTACCACTTCTCTTTACCCACCAAGAGCCTGCATGAGATCACGTCCTTCGTTCCAGATGTGATCGGGACCATCTCCATGGCCATCGAG AGGCTCATCAAGCACGGGGCGACGAGTTTCGTCGTTCCCGGGACAGCCCCCTCGGGATGCATGCCGCAGATTATCAGCCACTACGGCAAAGACGACCCGGCAGAATACAACTCCACCACCGGTTGCCTGGAAGGTATCAACAAGCTAGGGATGCACCACAACCTGCTGCTGCAGGAGGCCCTGGAGAAGCTCCGGGGCAGACACCCGGATGCCATGATCGTTTACGCCGACTTCTTTGCTCCTATCATGGACATGGTCGAGTCACCTCGCAAGTATG GGTTTGAAGAAGATGTTCTTAGCATCTGTTGCGGAGGGCCTGGGACACTTTTCTGCGGCGATGAAGGTGCACAAGTATGTCAGAAACCGGCTGCTCGTCTATCCTGGGACGGCGTCCACTTGACGGAGGCGGCTTACCGCTACATCGCCGATGGCTGGCTGGGCAGCATAGACTCCTCTGCAGGAGAGAAGATGCATCAGTTAGTGAGGTAG